Genomic DNA from Hymenobacter jejuensis:
ATCTGTATAGATGGCTTACCGCCAATTTTTATTTGCCTCGTTTTTTTCTTTCCTCTCCTTCCCGCCCTGCTCCCATGAATATCGGCATTGTTTGTTACCCCACTTTCGGGGGCTCTGGAGTGGTTGCTACTGAGCTCGGTAAAGCCTTGGCGCTCAACGGCCACCGTGTGCACTTCATCACGTACAGCCAGCCCGTTCGCCTCGATTTTTTTAACGAAAACCTCTTCTATCACGAGGTATATATTCCGCCGTATCCGCTGTTCCAATTTCCGCCCTACGAGCTAGCGCTGGCGTCGAAAATGGTGGACATCGTGCAGAATGAGAAGCTGGATGTGTTGCACGTACACTATGCCATTCCGCACGCGTCGGCGGCTTACATGGCCAAGCAGATTTTGATTACGCGCGGCATTCGCATTCCGGTCGTGACAACGCTGCACGGCACCGATATTACGCTGGTGGGCAAAGACGCTAGCTATGAGCCCGTTGTGACGTTCAGCATCAACCAATCCGACGGCGTAACGGCTGTGTCAGCCGATTTGCGCAAGGAAACCTACCAGTATTTCGCCATCGAGAAAGACATTGAAGTCATCCCGAACTTCATCAACCTCGAGCGCTTCAAAAAACAGAACAAAGGGCATTTTCGGGCAGCCATTGCGCCTGAAGGCGAAAAGCTGCTGATCCATACCTCCAACTTCCGCGAGGTAAAGCGCGTCGACGACGTGGTAAAAATCTTTGCTGGGGTGCGCGAACAGGTCCCGGCCAAGCTCCTGCTGGTCGGCGACGGCCCCGACCGCCCGCGCATCGAGAAGCTCTGCCGCGAACTAGGTCATTGCCACGACGTGCGCTTCTTGGGCAAACTCGAGGCCGTGGAAGAAGTCCTGAGCGTAAGTGACTTATTCTTAATGCCTTCTGAAAAAGAAAGCTTCGGCTTGGCAGCACTCGAAGCCATGGCCTGCGAAGTACCCGTCATCAGTACCAATGCGGGCGGCATTCCGGAGCTGAACCTGCACGGCATCACCGGCATGGTCAGTGAAATCGGCGATGTAGACGATATGGTCAAGAACGCCCTCTACGTGCTCAGCGACGAGAATTTACCGCGTTTCAAAACTGCCGCACGGGCGCGGGCGGAAGAATTTTCAGTTGATAAAATCCTGCCCATCTACGAAGCCTGCTATCAGCGGGCGGTCAGCTCACAGCTGGCAACCGCGTAGATTTATAGCAAGTTGATTATCAATACATTATAAAAAGTCCACCTGTCATCCTGAGCTTTGCGCAGGATGACAGGTGGGTTGTAGGTTCTTCAGCTCAGCCTGTTGTCTTTTAGAATAAGCTCGAAGCTTCGCGCTTTACAGAGTTGAGTGCTTGTTCGGTCGGGTCAACTTCGTCAGCAATAATGGTTTCCAGCACACGCTTGGCCAGCTCGGTGCCGCGGGCGTGTTGGGGCGTAGGCAGCGCGTGGTATGCTTTGTTGATCATGGTGAGCACGCTTTCCTTGGCTTGTTTTACCTGCGCCCAGGTTTCGGCGCTCATGTAGAGCTGCTGCGAAAGGTTGTGCTCGTACTCGGCCCGAATTTCAGATATCAAGAGGCGGTGAAACTCAGGAGCGGTTTGGCCAGAGCTGTTCAGACGCACCAAAAGGTTGTTGGGCGTGATGCGCTCCAGCAGCAGCGTCACGCGCTCGTAGGCTTGGAGCCGCAGCGGCAGCGTTTCCTTGCTGCTTTGCAGGCGCAGCTCAATCAGGCGGCGCTGCTGCTCTTTTTCTAGGTATTGCTGAATCAGATAAAATATAGAACCCGCCACAATGAGGGCGGGCAGGATGATTTTGAGCAGGTCGAAAATGTATGCGGTAGTATCCATGCAGGAGTGCAGAAAGGAAGTTGAAAGAGGATCAGTCCGTAAAGGTAATCGGTGAACCGGACGGGCCATGCTGCTGTTCTATACGAAACGAGGCTACACTATGTATGCACACAGCTTCGTATCTTTGCACTCTACTTTCCTAAAAACGAACGCACTATGGCAACGGCCGTTTCAACCAAGCTTGCTCCTATCAGCCTCACTCCCCGCGCCTTGGAGGAGGTAAGAAATATCCTGCGCGAGAAGAATGTGCCCGGCGAGTACGGCCTTCGCGTGGGCGTACAAGGCGGCGGCTGCTCGGGCCTGAGCTACCTGCTCGGTTTCGATAAGCCCAAAGACCAAGACGAAACCTACGACGTGGATGGCGTTACGCTGATCATGGATAAGAAGCACGCCATGTACGTAATGGGCATGGAAGTCGATTTCCAAGATGGCC
This window encodes:
- the bshA gene encoding N-acetyl-alpha-D-glucosaminyl L-malate synthase BshA, giving the protein MNIGIVCYPTFGGSGVVATELGKALALNGHRVHFITYSQPVRLDFFNENLFYHEVYIPPYPLFQFPPYELALASKMVDIVQNEKLDVLHVHYAIPHASAAYMAKQILITRGIRIPVVTTLHGTDITLVGKDASYEPVVTFSINQSDGVTAVSADLRKETYQYFAIEKDIEVIPNFINLERFKKQNKGHFRAAIAPEGEKLLIHTSNFREVKRVDDVVKIFAGVREQVPAKLLLVGDGPDRPRIEKLCRELGHCHDVRFLGKLEAVEEVLSVSDLFLMPSEKESFGLAALEAMACEVPVISTNAGGIPELNLHGITGMVSEIGDVDDMVKNALYVLSDENLPRFKTAARARAEEFSVDKILPIYEACYQRAVSSQLATA
- a CDS encoding DUF7935 family protein, translated to MDTTAYIFDLLKIILPALIVAGSIFYLIQQYLEKEQQRRLIELRLQSSKETLPLRLQAYERVTLLLERITPNNLLVRLNSSGQTAPEFHRLLISEIRAEYEHNLSQQLYMSAETWAQVKQAKESVLTMINKAYHALPTPQHARGTELAKRVLETIIADEVDPTEQALNSVKREASSLF
- a CDS encoding HesB/IscA family protein gives rise to the protein MATAVSTKLAPISLTPRALEEVRNILREKNVPGEYGLRVGVQGGGCSGLSYLLGFDKPKDQDETYDVDGVTLIMDKKHAMYVMGMEVDFQDGLNARGFVFNNPQAKSTCGCGSSFSA